From the genome of Nicotiana sylvestris chromosome 1, ASM39365v2, whole genome shotgun sequence:
CTTATCTAACTTATAGGTATAAAATGTTCACATTGGAAAAGATATACTTTTATGGTCACTAATATTACGATCCAAATTGCAACTAATAACTGTGCTGTCTTCTGGGAGGCTGCTATGACTATGAGAAcctattttaaagaaaatttataTTATATCGTGCAAATGGAAAAGTAGCTATTTGGTTGGACTAGAATGATAAATCACACTCTCCTTTCTTTATTGCTTTTTGAATACTCGAATTAACCTCAGATACTTTGTTAATTTACTTATTGACTTTTGGATCAATTTTTAACTGTTAACGACAAATGACTTTGATGAATTAGCGTAATGTACAGTAAATCCTTATTCTACTTTACATTATCCTCTGATTTAATTTTCAGTAATTTCCTATATCAGGTAGAGTCAAAGAAATAAATAATTGAAATTAAAGTccgaaaagaaaaaagatagatGTCAACAGCTTATAGTCATAAGCTGATCAGTCAACCAAAAGACCTTCCATTCCCTCTTGCTACGTTTATTTTGTTTCCCTGTTCTAAACTTCCAAGCCATGATAATgactttaatttttattttattttttgtaagaTAGTGACGTGAGTAATGTCCGAACCAGTTTGCATGCATTTCAACTATTTTACCGATGTAGCGATGTCTATTACCTTCGACTAGTATAAGTAAATAATATATATTCTAATTTGTAGATAATGACACTCTCTTTCTTTCCgagagaaaaggaaaggaaatggAAAAATGAATACCTTAAGTAATAACATACCTTAGAAGTGGAGAGGAATTGTAAAAGTGATGTTACTAAAGTAGTAGTAATATTTACGTCCAATATTTAAGGTGGTTTTTGTAAGAATGCAAAACTATTTTAAAACCAAACATCGAGAAAGAAGAGTTTTTATATTTTGCAAAAACCACAACGACTTTAAAAGAATGAACACAGAGTTTTAAAAagtcaaataaaaataaataaaacttaAAGTAGCAACTAAAAGATTCTGGAAATTCTTGCGAAGAAAATGTTTTAAGAAACGCACAGGGGTGGTGATACTGATACGCCTAGGCTTATATAATACACTAATACATGCTTGTTATTTGGTGCAAACATTTCCATTCACTATTAGGAAGTGTTAGAACCATACGCAGGAGAGAAGAAGAAGCATGTTTGGAAAACTTAGCTCAATACATTGATCTGGGCATAGTACCAATTATATACAAGTATAACTAACAATTAGGTACTAAGTATCTAAATTAGCTCTAACATACCACAACTTATAATATGTACACTTAGGCCCCATATCTCTAACTAACTACCTAACTTTTATATACAGCAATACTCTCCCCTCAAGCTGAAGGCTGAAATGTTTATCACACCAAGCTTGCCCAGTAGAAACTGATGTTGAGGTGAGGCCAATCCTTTTGTGAGTATGTCTGCTTGCTGATTCCTTGTAGATATGTACTGTGTTTGCAGAATCCCTTGTTTGAGCTTCTCCCTGATGAAGTGAAAGTCTATTTCAATGTGCTTTGTGCGCTCATGAAAGATGGGGTTAGCAGTGATTTGGATGGCTGCTTTACTATCTGAAAATAGGATGACTGGTTGATGAATTGAGTCCCTAATTCTGCAAACAACCCTCTCAACCACACTATCTCAGCTACTGCAGAAGCCATACTTTTGTATTCAGCTTCAGCACTGCTTCGAGCAACTATGTGTTGCTTCTTTGACCTCCAAGAAATTAAGGAATCACCAAACTTAACAAGGTACCCACTGACAGACCTTCTACTTATTGGACATGCTGCCCAGTCTGAATCACAAAAGCCAGTTAATGCATCTGCTGGTCCTCTTCTCATGATCACTCCCATTCCTGGTGCCTGCTTTAGGTATCTCACTACCCTAGTTGCTGCATCCATGTGAGATCTTGTAGGAGTCTGCATGAATTGACTTAAAATCTGTACTGCATAACTGATGTCTGGTTTGGTGGCTGTAAGGCATAAGAGTTTGCCAATCAGCTTTTGATAGCATGTGGCATCTATCAAAGGATCAGATACTTTACTTCCAATCCCCTTATCATACTCAAGTGAAGTGAGTTTCTGATTGAGTTCTAGGGGTGTAACTGCAGGTTTTGCTCCACTTAAGCCCATCTCTGAGATGAGCTCTAAGGTGTATTTTCTTTGATTAAGAAGAATCACTTGCTTAGACCTTAATACTTTAATTCCTATGAAGTATCTCAGTTCACCTAAATCTTTCACCTTAAATTTTTGATGCAGTACTGACTTGGCCCCATTAATAAGTTCTATACTGCTTCCAGTCAACAGTAAACCATCCACTTAGATTAGGATAATGACAATCTCATTCCTAGACTTCTTAGCGAACAAAGAGTAATCATAAACACTATGGCTGAATCCTGCACTAAGTAAGGCCTCTGTCAGTTCAAGATTCCATTGCCTTGATGCTTGCTTGAGTCAATATAGAGATTTCAACAACCTACAAATCTTTTTCTCCCCTTGTCTTTGAAAACTTTGAAGTAAGTCCATATATACTTCCTCATATATGTCTCCTTGTAAGAAGGCATTGAATACATCCATTTGATAGAGGCTCCAATCTTTAGAAGCAGCTAATGCTATTACTGACCGAACTGTCACTATCTTTGCCACTAGTAAAAAAGTTTCACGATAATCTAAGCCCTCTTGTTGATTATATCCCTTAGCAACCAAAAGAGCCTTAAGTCTTTCCACCTCTCCATCTACTTTGTACTTGATTTTGTAGACCCATTTTGACCCTATCGGTGATTTCTCATGTGGAAAATCCACCACTTCCTATCTCTTGTTGTCCTCCAATGCCTCAATCTCTTGTTTCATAACATGTATCAATCTATCATCCTACACTGCTTCCCTGAAGTTTTGTGGTTCTTTAGTTATGAAAAAAGCCTTGATGTAGCCTTTAGTCTTCTTTGTGACACAATCATAAGATAAGAAGTTGGAAATAGGACAAAGACAATGTGAGCCTTGCTTGGTGGCAACAACATAGTCTTGCATCCAGATAGGGGATGTTTGGTTCTAGTTGATTGCCTGGTGATCATAGTAGGGAGTGGTGATGTAGTAGTTTGTTCCTGCAATGTTACAACATCTCTGCCTGGTGTACTTGCCTGAGCTGTTGTATCTGGTGTAGTTGTGTGATCAGTTGCTGGGGCTGGCACTTCTAATGAGTCATAAGTATCAGCTACCTCTTCATAAGTGTCTGAATAAGATGCTACTTGATCTTGTGCATCTTGATCTGCTGTGCCAGGTGAATCTGCATCTGTATCTGCATGCTCCTCAGATTCAGTAGTATATGTTGCCTCCATGGTATGCAATTCTCCTTGTTGTTGGAATTCAAACACATCAACAATGGGTTCTGAAGCTTGTTGATGTTGTGCTGTGGTAAAAGGGAACACATATTCCCTAAACACAACATCCCTgctaaaaaaaagagttagtagTTCTGTCAAATAGTCTATATCCCTCCTGAGTAGTGGAGTAGCCCATTAGAACAACTTCCTTAGCTCTTGGCCTAAACTTGTCCTCCTTAGATATATTTGTAGTATAACATAGGCATCCAAAGATTCTGAGATGTGCTAGTAAAAGTGATTTGCCATACAACAATTCAAAAGGGCTTTTCCCTCCTAACACTCTAGCAGGAAGTCTGTTTATGAGATAAACAACTATTTGAACACATTCTCCCCAAAATTTGCTTGGTATTTCAGCCTGGAATTCCAATGCTCTGGCAGTGTATAAGATATGCCTGTGCTTTCTTTCAGCCACCCCATTTTATTGTGGGGTGTGCGCACAGCTACTCTGATGAATTACTCCATGACCCTGCATGAACTCATTCCACTGATGATTAAAAAACTCTTTATCATTGTCTGTTCTAATCACTTTAATGCAGGTGTTGAACTGTGTCTTAACCATACAAAAAAACTGCTTTAAGAAAATAATGGTTTCACTTTTCAACTACATTAGAAAAATCCAAGTTGCTCTAATGTAATCATCTACTAATGTAAGGAAGTAATGTTTATTGTCATGAGTAGCAACTTTATAAGGTCCCCATACATCCATGTGAACAAGCTGAAATAGTTTTGTACTTAGATGCTCACTAATAGGAAAAAACCAATCTACATTGTTTGGCCAAAGGACAAATGGAACACTTATTATGTACTGTATTGTCTACTTTATTATGCAAGAAAGAAATATGTTTCATCACTGGTAAAGAAGAATGTCCTAATCTCCTGTGCCAAAGGTCTCCTAAAACAACTTCATTCTTCTGCAATGTGCTGATAAGAGCAGCTGTTAACTGTCTTGTTCCTCTTCCCCTCAGCAAATAGAGTCCACTTGTTTCCTTACCAATCCCCTTCACCCTGCCACTGTAGAGGTCCTGAAAGACACATAGTTTAGGTAGGAAGAGAGCACCACATTGGAATTCTTTGGTTAGTTTTGAGACTGGCATTAGGTTGAACTTGAAGTCATGAACATACAACACATTTTCTAGTTTGTTATCTGCTGAAAATTGTGTGCTACCAATGTGAGTAACATCAGTACTATCTCCATTAGGTAATATCACTTTCTCTCTTTTGCAATTGTCCACACTTTAACCATCATTCAATAATCCTAGTGAAGACGCTATGTGATGTGTGGCCCTGAATCCACTATCCAACTATCATTATAGACATTTGATGCAAGAGACACAATGTTACCTGCCATGCTGCCTGTGTTTGATTGTCATTGTGTGCATCTTTGTTGAGCAACTGCAAAATCTATTGATATTGTGCCTCAATGAAGAAAAAATCTCCTCTTTTTCTATTGTGATGTTCCCTGAGAATTGGAGGATGTTACCGTCACTTTTACATTGTTAACTGCAGTGAAAGGTCCTTTAAGTTTATAATCTCTCCTTTGATTCCCTTTCTTTCCTCTAAAATCCTTAGGATATCCAATAATTTTGAAGCAATTTTCTTTACTGTGGACTTTCATGTGGCAGTGTTCACATTGCAAGAACTGTTTCTTTCTTCTAAATCCTTGACCTCTTCCTGCTTGCATTGCCATATGATATACTTTTTCTGCCATTGCACTACCACCTAAAGATTGTTGACTTTCATCTTGTGATTATAGCATATGCCTGATTGATAGTAGGCTCAGTTGTTTTCATTAAAATCTGCCTTATAGCTTGATCATATGTACTATTCAAGCCCAAGTGCACTATATACTCCTTCGATTTCACACATCCATAGTTTGGGGATGGTGTC
Proteins encoded in this window:
- the LOC138869943 gene encoding secreted RxLR effector protein 161-like; this translates as MGLSGAKPAVTPLELNQKLTSLEYDKGIGSKVSDPLIDATCYQKLIGKLLCLTATKPDISYAVQILSQFMQTPTRSHMDAATRVVRYLKQAPGMGVIMRRGPADALTGFCDSDWAACPISRRSVSGYLVKFGDSLISWRSKKQHIVARSSAEAEYKSMASAVAEIVWLRGLFAELGTQFINQSSYFQIVKQPSKSLLTPSFMSAQSTLK